The Verrucomicrobiota bacterium genome includes a region encoding these proteins:
- a CDS encoding YebC/PmpR family DNA-binding transcriptional regulator yields MGRQWLHAKRAVASMKKAKATGKLVREIMVAAKLGGTDPNLNARLAAAVEKARKESVSRDVIERAIKKGSGQGDEKLVMEHIVFEGYAPHKVPVIVEVLTDNTNRTAPEIRVLFRAGQLGSSGSNKFLFDPVGLVEAHHPDTRADLEAAAIEAGANEVEPLTRDQNDDIPEGVAGARFIADRTALHTVSKWLSQHGWTVVTSEPGYVPKIYPQLTEEQRAEVGEFLQTLEDHDDVHRIWAALK; encoded by the coding sequence ATGGGCCGTCAATGGTTGCATGCAAAACGCGCCGTCGCCTCGATGAAGAAGGCGAAGGCCACGGGCAAACTCGTCCGGGAAATCATGGTTGCTGCCAAGCTCGGGGGCACGGATCCCAACCTCAATGCCCGGCTCGCCGCCGCCGTCGAGAAAGCGCGCAAGGAAAGCGTCTCCCGCGACGTGATTGAGCGCGCCATCAAGAAAGGCTCCGGCCAAGGAGACGAAAAGCTCGTGATGGAGCACATCGTCTTCGAGGGTTACGCGCCGCACAAAGTGCCGGTCATCGTCGAGGTGCTCACGGACAACACGAATCGCACCGCGCCGGAGATTCGGGTGTTGTTTCGGGCGGGCCAGCTCGGCAGTTCGGGGAGCAACAAGTTTCTGTTCGATCCTGTGGGCCTGGTTGAGGCGCATCATCCGGACACCCGCGCCGACCTGGAAGCCGCGGCCATTGAAGCAGGCGCCAACGAGGTTGAACCGCTGACGCGCGACCAAAACGACGACATCCCGGAAGGCGTGGCCGGCGCGAGGTTCATCGCGGATCGCACGGCCCTGCACACGGTGTCCAAATGGCTGTCGCAGCACGGCTGGACCGTGGTGACGAGCGAGCCGGGTTACGTGCCGAAGATTTACCCGCAACTCACGGAGGAACAACGCGCCGAGGTTGGCGAATTCCTTCAAACCCTCGAAGACCACGACGACGTCCACCGCATCTGGGCCGCGTTGAAGTAG
- a CDS encoding DUF4276 family protein → MIKGKIGVGVEGPSDLQFWDKVLPKHLQGWQFDIRNMKNRDKLVRAVPDLYEEFRNLKRQAAFVLLGSDKSPCVCEILGFFDARILAEAKKPLTTRYLHLCVAVKRLECWYLADPDGINRLFPGSNYQSPADTSILHGKHEIEKMLKAHSKQPVGYNEIEFAKSFAPLFAPNRAERHSVSFRYYWRRISAVCQSQ, encoded by the coding sequence ATGATTAAGGGGAAAATCGGCGTTGGCGTTGAAGGACCTTCAGATTTGCAGTTTTGGGACAAAGTGTTGCCTAAACACCTTCAAGGTTGGCAGTTCGATATCCGCAACATGAAAAACCGCGATAAACTCGTGCGAGCGGTTCCGGACTTGTACGAGGAGTTTCGCAATCTTAAACGCCAGGCTGCCTTCGTCCTGCTGGGTAGCGACAAAAGTCCCTGTGTCTGCGAGATACTTGGCTTCTTCGACGCTCGGATTCTTGCCGAAGCGAAGAAGCCGTTAACCACTCGATACCTTCACCTTTGTGTTGCGGTTAAGCGCCTCGAATGCTGGTACCTTGCCGATCCGGACGGAATTAACCGACTTTTCCCCGGTTCAAATTACCAGTCGCCTGCGGACACCTCCATTCTTCACGGAAAGCATGAAATCGAAAAGATGTTGAAAGCACATTCCAAGCAGCCGGTGGGCTATAATGAAATCGAGTTTGCAAAGAGCTTTGCTCCGCTTTTTGCTCCCAATCGTGCTGAGAGGCACTCTGTTTCGTTTCGGTACTATTGGCGCCGAATTAGCGCCGTATGTCAATCGCAGTGA